The Prevotella sp. oral taxon 299 str. F0039 genome has a segment encoding these proteins:
- a CDS encoding TrpB-like pyridoxal phosphate-dependent enzyme, whose amino-acid sequence MSKQKRFYLSEKELPTQWYNIQADLKTKPLPLLNPQTKEPMGVEDLAHIFSLECSKQELDFTNSWIDIPEEVLDKYKFYRSTPLVRAYALEKALDTPAHIYFKNESVNPLGSHKVNSAIPQCYYCKQEGTTNVTTETGAGQWGAALSYAASLFGLSAAVYQVKVSMQQKPYRSSIMRTFGAEVTGSPSMSTRAGKDIITRDPRHPGTLGTAISEAIELATTTPNCKYTLGSVLNHVTLHQTIIGLEAEKQMEMTGEYPDKIIACFGGGSNFGGLAFPFMRHTLLSGKKTEFIAVEPESCPKLTRGKFEYDFGDEAGYTPLLPMYTLGHDFKPANIHAGGLRYHGAGTLVSQLIKDGLMRGEDIPQLESFDASMLFARTEGIIPAPESGHAIAATIREAIKCKESGEAKVLLFNLSGHGLIDMTAYESYLNGDLQNYSISDQEISNSLKDVPKVEFL is encoded by the coding sequence ATGAGCAAACAAAAAAGATTCTATCTATCAGAAAAAGAGCTTCCTACACAATGGTATAACATTCAAGCCGATTTAAAAACGAAGCCTCTTCCACTTCTTAACCCACAAACTAAAGAGCCAATGGGGGTTGAAGATTTGGCACACATATTCTCTTTAGAGTGTAGTAAACAAGAACTTGATTTCACAAATAGCTGGATTGACATTCCAGAAGAAGTCCTCGATAAATATAAATTTTATAGATCTACCCCCCTAGTTCGTGCTTATGCATTAGAAAAAGCCCTAGATACACCTGCACATATATACTTTAAGAATGAAAGTGTAAACCCTTTGGGTTCTCATAAGGTGAATTCGGCTATCCCTCAGTGCTATTATTGCAAGCAAGAGGGCACAACTAACGTCACAACAGAAACGGGAGCAGGTCAATGGGGTGCTGCTTTAAGCTATGCAGCAAGCCTTTTTGGCTTGTCAGCAGCAGTTTATCAGGTGAAAGTTAGTATGCAACAAAAGCCCTATCGCAGTAGTATTATGCGTACTTTCGGGGCTGAAGTAACTGGTTCTCCATCAATGTCTACTCGTGCAGGCAAAGATATTATCACCCGAGATCCACGCCATCCTGGCACATTAGGTACAGCTATATCAGAAGCTATCGAGCTTGCTACAACCACCCCTAATTGCAAATACACCTTAGGTTCGGTGCTTAACCATGTCACTCTGCATCAAACAATTATCGGATTAGAGGCTGAAAAGCAGATGGAAATGACGGGAGAATATCCTGATAAGATTATTGCTTGCTTCGGAGGAGGTAGTAACTTTGGTGGACTTGCATTCCCTTTCATGCGCCATACCCTTCTTTCTGGAAAGAAAACTGAGTTTATTGCGGTAGAACCAGAAAGCTGTCCCAAACTAACTCGTGGTAAATTTGAATACGATTTTGGTGATGAAGCTGGCTATACGCCTCTTCTTCCAATGTATACTCTAGGCCATGACTTCAAACCTGCAAACATTCATGCTGGCGGTTTGCGCTATCATGGAGCAGGAACACTTGTTTCTCAGCTCATAAAAGATGGACTAATGCGAGGCGAAGACATTCCACAGTTAGAGTCTTTCGATGCTAGTATGCTCTTTGCACGTACCGAAGGAATCATTCCTGCGCCTGAAAGTGGACACGCAATTGCCGCTACTATTCGTGAAGCAATTAAGTGTAAGGAAAGCGGAGAGGCTAAAGTTCTATTGTTTAACCTATCTGGTCACGGTTTAATTGATATGACTGCATACGAAAGTTATCTAAATGGTGACTTGCAAAACTATAGCATCTCAGACCAAGAAATTAGTAATTCGTTGAAAGATGTACCTAAAGTTGAATTTTTATAG
- the trxB gene encoding thioredoxin-disulfide reductase, translating to MSTKEYTRCAIIGSGPAGYTAAIYASRANLNPIEFCGIQPGGQLTQTTDIENFPGYPEGVDGNLMMQDLRKQAERFGADIRDGEITKVDFTQKPYVLTTDRGDEIEAETVIIATGASAKYLGLPDETKYNGRGVSACATCDGFFYRKKVVAVVGGGDTACEEAIYLSGLASKVYMIVRKDYLRASDVMRQRVMQNEKIEVLFEHNTEGLYGEDGVEGVHLVKRLGEADETHYDLPIDGFFLAIGHNPNSKVFSHAIETDEQGFIKTQGNTPKTNIEGVFAAGDVADNTYRQAVVAAGSGCKAAMEAERYLTTINK from the coding sequence ATGTCAACAAAAGAATACACTCGTTGCGCTATCATCGGAAGTGGTCCAGCGGGCTATACTGCAGCTATTTATGCAAGTAGAGCCAACTTAAATCCAATCGAATTCTGTGGCATTCAGCCTGGTGGTCAATTAACACAAACAACAGATATAGAGAATTTTCCAGGCTATCCAGAAGGCGTTGATGGCAATCTTATGATGCAAGATCTACGCAAACAAGCAGAAAGATTTGGCGCAGACATTCGTGATGGCGAAATAACTAAAGTTGATTTCACACAAAAACCATACGTACTTACAACCGACAGAGGTGATGAAATAGAAGCTGAAACAGTGATTATTGCCACTGGTGCAAGTGCAAAATATTTAGGTTTGCCAGACGAAACCAAATATAATGGTCGTGGAGTAAGTGCTTGCGCCACTTGTGATGGATTCTTCTATCGCAAAAAAGTGGTTGCTGTTGTAGGTGGTGGAGACACTGCTTGCGAAGAAGCTATCTATCTCTCAGGACTTGCAAGCAAGGTTTATATGATTGTTCGTAAAGACTATTTACGTGCATCTGACGTGATGCGCCAACGTGTTATGCAAAATGAAAAAATCGAAGTGCTATTCGAACACAACACAGAAGGACTCTACGGAGAAGATGGAGTTGAAGGAGTTCACCTCGTAAAACGCCTTGGTGAGGCTGATGAAACACATTATGACCTTCCAATTGATGGTTTCTTCTTGGCTATTGGACATAATCCTAACTCTAAAGTGTTTAGCCATGCTATTGAAACCGACGAACAAGGATTCATCAAAACACAAGGAAACACTCCTAAAACAAACATAGAAGGTGTGTTTGCAGCAGGCGATGTTGCCGACAACACCTATCGCCAAGCAGTTGTTGCTGCAGGTTCTGGCTGCAAAGCAGCAATGGAAGCAGAACGCTATTTAACAACAATCAATAAGTAA
- the mfd gene encoding transcription-repair coupling factor, producing MKLSDIATLYGALPQAIALRKTLSDNATNTIWLKNIKASAVPLLFASVAPKAQQVFVFILADADEAGYFYNDLAQIMGKEQVMFFPSSYRRAVKYGQHDPASEILRTEVLATLSAKENSDTLNKQPLFIVSYPEAIAEMVVSKQLISDKVVKVAVSQVIDLVELRKRLLELGFSECDYVYEPGQFAIRGSLLDIYSFSHEYPYRVDFFGDEVDSIRTFDIESQLSRDKKESIEILPELSTETNERVPLLRFLPQGAIVAMKDQSFVHQTIDNIYREGFTSAAITERLSGATEQEQAEIERELCRENILCSASMFVDDISKVKRIEFGSSPVSVPNATIEFNITPQPLFHKNFELLKKTFEDFVLKGYKLYIFADSAKQQQRLYDILNSEVNEKNEAVKVSEIKKLDFISVDKTIHEGFIDNDLGVCFFTDHQIFDRFHKYNLKSDGARAGKMALTLKELQEMEPGDFIVHVDFGIGKFGGLVRVPSGESYQEMIRIIYNNNDKVDISIHSLYKISKYKRGDTEQPPRLSTLGTGAWERIKERTKKRIKDIARDLIKLYAKRRHEKGFAFSVDSFLQHELEASFLYEDTPDQLKATQEVKADMESGRPMDRLVCGDVGFGKTEVAIRAAFKAACDNKQVAVLVPTTVLAYQHFQSFSSRLKGLPVKVDYLSRARTAKQTKQVLTDLEKGDLSILIGTHKLISKAVKWHDLGLLIIDEEQKFGVSVKEKLRTIKTNVDTLTMSATPIPRTLQFSLMGARDMSIIRTPPPNRYPIHTELSEFSSDVIRDAINFEMSRNGQVYFVNDRISNLQELSNLILKYIPDCRLAIGHGRMQPEELEQIIMGFMNHDYDVLLSTTIIESGIDISNANTIIINDAHRFGLSDLHQMRGRVGRSNRKAFCYLLAPPKSLLKQDARRRLEALETFSELGSGFSLSMQDLDIRGAGNLLGSEQSGFIEDLGYETYQKILTQAVTELKNDEFFDLYQEQIDAGEAIKASDFVEDCAVDSDLEMYFPDSYVPGSSERMLLYRELDNIESDDALHAYKQRLLDRFGEIPYQAEELMNVVALRRLGKNMGIEKIILRQGRMNLQLVGNTNSAYYKSEAFGRLINYVGNNPRSCNIKEHKGLRMVTIASVPTVNKAVEVLQLIENC from the coding sequence ATGAAACTTAGCGACATAGCTACACTCTATGGGGCTTTGCCACAAGCTATTGCCCTACGTAAGACACTCAGTGATAACGCAACAAACACCATTTGGCTAAAAAATATCAAGGCATCTGCAGTTCCATTGCTATTTGCTTCGGTTGCGCCAAAAGCACAACAAGTATTTGTTTTCATTCTTGCTGATGCCGACGAAGCAGGCTATTTTTATAACGATTTAGCGCAAATAATGGGTAAAGAGCAAGTAATGTTCTTTCCATCTTCATACAGAAGGGCAGTGAAATATGGTCAACACGATCCCGCAAGTGAGATATTGCGAACCGAAGTACTTGCAACTCTATCGGCAAAAGAAAACTCTGATACCCTCAATAAGCAACCTTTGTTTATCGTTAGCTATCCCGAAGCCATTGCAGAGATGGTGGTTTCGAAGCAATTGATTAGCGATAAGGTGGTAAAAGTGGCTGTTTCGCAGGTAATAGACCTTGTAGAACTGCGCAAAAGACTATTAGAATTGGGCTTTAGCGAATGTGATTACGTTTATGAACCAGGTCAATTTGCCATCAGAGGTAGTCTTTTAGACATCTATTCGTTTTCTCATGAATATCCTTATCGTGTCGATTTCTTTGGCGATGAGGTCGATTCTATTCGCACATTCGATATCGAAAGTCAGCTATCTCGTGATAAAAAGGAAAGTATTGAGATATTGCCTGAATTGTCAACAGAGACTAATGAGCGAGTACCTTTATTGCGTTTCTTGCCCCAAGGGGCTATTGTGGCAATGAAAGACCAATCGTTTGTGCATCAAACAATAGATAATATCTATCGTGAAGGCTTTACATCTGCTGCTATAACAGAGCGTCTTTCGGGCGCAACAGAGCAAGAACAAGCTGAAATAGAGCGTGAATTGTGTCGTGAAAACATATTATGTAGCGCTTCGATGTTTGTTGATGACATTTCGAAAGTAAAGCGAATAGAATTTGGTTCCTCTCCTGTTTCTGTTCCAAATGCCACTATCGAGTTTAATATAACGCCTCAACCGCTCTTTCATAAGAACTTCGAATTGTTGAAAAAAACCTTCGAAGACTTTGTATTAAAAGGCTATAAACTCTATATCTTTGCTGATAGTGCCAAACAACAGCAGCGTTTATATGATATATTGAATAGCGAAGTAAATGAGAAAAACGAAGCAGTTAAGGTGTCGGAGATAAAGAAATTAGACTTTATCTCAGTGGATAAGACCATTCATGAGGGCTTTATTGATAATGATTTAGGGGTTTGTTTCTTTACAGATCATCAGATATTTGATCGTTTCCACAAGTATAATTTGAAGTCAGATGGCGCCCGTGCGGGTAAAATGGCATTGACTTTAAAGGAATTACAAGAGATGGAACCAGGCGATTTCATTGTTCATGTAGACTTTGGTATAGGTAAATTCGGTGGATTAGTGCGTGTTCCAAGTGGCGAGAGCTATCAAGAAATGATTCGAATTATTTACAATAACAATGATAAAGTAGATATTTCGATTCATTCTCTCTATAAAATCAGCAAGTATAAACGTGGAGATACAGAACAACCACCACGCCTTTCAACCTTAGGAACAGGTGCTTGGGAACGTATTAAAGAGCGAACCAAGAAGCGAATAAAAGACATTGCTCGTGATTTGATTAAGCTTTATGCCAAGAGAAGACATGAGAAAGGCTTTGCTTTTAGTGTTGATTCGTTTCTACAACATGAGCTTGAAGCCAGCTTTTTATATGAAGATACACCCGATCAGCTAAAAGCTACGCAAGAAGTTAAAGCCGATATGGAGAGCGGAAGACCTATGGATAGGCTTGTTTGTGGTGATGTTGGATTTGGAAAGACCGAAGTTGCTATTCGAGCAGCATTCAAAGCGGCTTGCGACAACAAACAAGTTGCGGTGCTAGTGCCTACAACAGTGTTGGCATATCAGCACTTTCAAAGCTTTAGTTCACGCTTAAAAGGTTTGCCAGTAAAGGTAGATTATCTTTCAAGAGCACGCACTGCAAAACAAACAAAGCAAGTTCTTACCGACCTAGAGAAGGGTGATTTAAGCATACTTATAGGCACCCACAAACTCATTAGCAAAGCAGTTAAGTGGCACGACCTAGGTCTTTTGATTATAGATGAGGAGCAAAAGTTTGGCGTTTCGGTGAAAGAAAAGCTTAGAACCATTAAAACTAATGTCGATACGCTAACGATGTCTGCCACACCTATACCACGAACACTTCAGTTTTCGTTAATGGGAGCGAGAGACATGAGCATCATTCGCACTCCACCTCCTAACCGTTATCCTATTCATACCGAGCTTTCTGAGTTCTCATCAGATGTTATTCGAGATGCAATTAACTTCGAAATGAGTCGCAATGGACAAGTCTATTTTGTGAACGATCGTATAAGTAATTTGCAAGAGCTGTCGAATCTTATCTTAAAATATATCCCTGATTGTCGTCTTGCGATAGGACATGGACGCATGCAGCCTGAAGAATTAGAGCAAATCATTATGGGCTTTATGAATCATGATTATGATGTTCTGCTCTCAACAACTATCATTGAGAGTGGAATAGATATCTCTAATGCCAACACAATCATCATAAATGATGCGCATCGCTTTGGTTTATCCGACCTACATCAAATGCGTGGACGTGTAGGAAGAAGCAATAGAAAGGCGTTTTGCTATCTTCTTGCTCCCCCAAAGAGCCTACTAAAGCAAGATGCAAGGCGCAGATTAGAGGCTTTAGAGACCTTTTCTGAATTGGGAAGTGGCTTTAGTTTGTCGATGCAAGACTTGGATATACGAGGTGCGGGCAATCTTCTTGGCTCTGAACAAAGCGGTTTTATTGAAGATTTAGGTTATGAAACCTACCAAAAGATATTGACTCAGGCTGTTACAGAACTAAAGAATGATGAGTTCTTCGATTTATATCAAGAGCAAATCGATGCAGGAGAAGCTATTAAAGCGAGTGACTTTGTGGAAGATTGTGCAGTGGATTCTGACCTAGAAATGTACTTTCCAGATAGCTATGTACCTGGAAGTAGTGAGCGAATGTTGCTTTATCGAGAATTAGATAATATCGAGTCGGACGATGCTTTACACGCTTATAAACAGCGATTGTTAGACCGTTTTGGCGAAATTCCATATCAGGCAGAAGAATTGATGAATGTTGTCGCTTTGCGAAGACTCGGAAAGAACATGGGAATTGAAAAGATAATACTTCGTCAAGGTCGTATGAATTTGCAGTTAGTAGGCAACACTAATAGTGCATATTATAAGAGTGAAGCATTCGGAAGACTTATTAATTACGTGGGAAACAACCCTCGAAGCTGTAATATAAAGGAACATAAAGGACTTAGAATGGTTACAATTGCAAGTGTTCCAACAGTGAATAAGGCGGTAGAGGTGTTGCAATTGATAGAAAATTGCTAA
- a CDS encoding polyprenol monophosphomannose synthase, with the protein MNQSDSIVIIPTYNEKENVENIIRAVFALDKCFHILIIDDGSPDGTASIVQRLQAEEFADRLFLIERQGKLGLGTAYITGFKWALENNYDYIFEMDADFSHAPSDLPRLYNACAQEGYDVAIGSRYVSGVNVVNWPIGRVLMSYFASKYVRFITGFKVHDTTAGFKCYRRKVLETIPLDQVRFKGYGFQIEMKYTAYKIGFKIKEVPVVFVNRQEGVSKMSGGIFGEAFFGVMRLRWDGWFRKYPKISH; encoded by the coding sequence ATGAATCAAAGCGACAGCATTGTAATCATTCCCACTTATAATGAAAAGGAGAATGTAGAAAACATCATTCGAGCAGTATTTGCATTGGATAAGTGTTTTCATATATTGATAATTGACGATGGAAGTCCCGACGGAACCGCATCAATTGTTCAACGCTTGCAAGCCGAAGAGTTTGCAGATCGACTCTTTTTGATAGAACGTCAAGGTAAATTAGGATTAGGAACAGCCTATATAACAGGCTTTAAATGGGCATTAGAAAACAACTACGACTATATTTTTGAAATGGATGCCGATTTCAGTCACGCTCCTTCAGACCTTCCACGATTATACAATGCGTGCGCACAAGAAGGCTATGATGTAGCAATTGGCTCACGATATGTAAGTGGAGTGAACGTTGTGAACTGGCCAATAGGACGAGTGTTAATGAGCTATTTTGCATCGAAATATGTTCGTTTCATCACTGGTTTTAAGGTACACGATACCACTGCGGGTTTTAAATGCTATCGAAGAAAGGTATTAGAAACCATTCCTTTAGATCAAGTTCGCTTTAAAGGCTATGGATTTCAAATCGAAATGAAATATACAGCCTATAAAATTGGATTTAAAATAAAAGAAGTTCCTGTTGTATTTGTTAATCGACAAGAAGGTGTTAGCAAAATGAGCGGAGGCATATTTGGTGAAGCTTTCTTTGGAGTGATGCGCCTTCGATGGGACGGTTGGTTTAGAAAATATCCCAAGATAAGCCATTAA
- a CDS encoding glutathione peroxidase, with protein sequence MKTVYNYSVKDRKGVEVSLKEYKNEVLLIVNTATECGFTPQYTELEELYKKYRTQGFAILDFPCNQFGGQAPGTDEAIHDFCKLNFGTDFPRFKKIKVNGDDAEPLYKFLKEEKGFAGWDEQHELTPILEKILSEADPDYKSKSDIKWNFTKFLINKQGKVVKRFEPTTSCAVISEEIEKLLAE encoded by the coding sequence ATGAAGACAGTATATAACTACAGCGTAAAAGATCGTAAGGGTGTCGAAGTTTCATTGAAAGAATATAAAAACGAAGTTCTTCTCATCGTTAATACAGCAACAGAATGTGGCTTTACTCCACAATATACAGAGCTAGAAGAACTATATAAGAAATATCGTACACAAGGTTTTGCTATCCTAGATTTTCCTTGTAACCAGTTTGGAGGACAGGCTCCAGGAACCGATGAAGCAATTCATGACTTCTGCAAACTTAACTTTGGTACCGATTTTCCACGTTTCAAAAAGATTAAAGTAAACGGAGATGACGCTGAGCCACTATACAAATTCCTTAAAGAAGAAAAAGGTTTTGCAGGTTGGGACGAGCAACATGAACTTACACCAATATTAGAAAAGATCCTTTCAGAGGCTGATCCTGACTATAAGAGCAAATCTGATATCAAATGGAATTTCACTAAATTCCTTATCAACAAGCAAGGAAAAGTTGTTAAACGCTTTGAACCCACAACAAGTTGTGCTGTTATTTCTGAAGAAATTGAAAAGCTTTTAGCTGAATAA
- a CDS encoding sodium:solute symporter, with amino-acid sequence MAILLTLFVYFVVLLLISKLTTRKATNGVFFKANNTSPWYMVAFGMIGASISGVTFVSVPGMVNKISMTYLQTCMGFIVGYVLVSFVLLPVYYRLNLTTIYSFLEQRFGVYAYKTGAIFFLLAKMIGSAIRFYVVCIILQQFVLNAFGIPFYVTVLAMVLLIWLYTYRGGIKTLVFTDVFQTFCMLTALILIIYGVVDALGMSMSEAITAVWNDPRSKIFEWNDASSTQYFWKQFFSGAFIVVVMTGLDQDMMQKNLTCKSLKEAQKDMCTYGLAFLPTNFLFLFLGVLLSLLATQQGIALPKAGDELLPMFAATGNLGQLVLVLFSIGIIAASFSSADSALTALTTTMCIDVCNKPENESFRKRIHIAMAIVFALFILIFKALNNTSAIDAIYIMCAYTYGPLLGLFAFGLFTRHKLHDRFVPYVAILAPCLCWTLSYVSENWWGYKFGYELLLINGALSFLGFYLLKRSK; translated from the coding sequence ATGGCTATATTATTAACTCTTTTTGTCTATTTCGTGGTGCTTTTGCTCATTAGTAAGCTAACGACACGCAAAGCAACTAATGGTGTTTTTTTTAAGGCGAACAACACTTCTCCTTGGTATATGGTGGCTTTTGGAATGATTGGAGCCTCGATTTCGGGGGTTACTTTTGTTTCAGTTCCAGGAATGGTGAATAAGATTTCGATGACTTATTTGCAGACCTGCATGGGCTTTATTGTGGGATATGTGTTGGTTTCCTTTGTACTTTTACCCGTATATTACCGCTTAAATCTTACCACCATCTATTCTTTTTTAGAGCAAAGGTTCGGTGTTTATGCCTATAAAACGGGTGCTATTTTCTTTTTATTGGCAAAAATGATAGGCTCTGCCATACGCTTTTATGTCGTTTGTATCATTCTTCAGCAGTTTGTTCTCAATGCTTTTGGCATACCATTCTATGTAACTGTGCTCGCAATGGTGCTGTTGATATGGCTTTATACTTATCGAGGAGGAATTAAAACCCTTGTATTTACAGATGTTTTTCAGACTTTCTGCATGCTAACGGCTTTAATTCTAATTATTTATGGCGTTGTAGATGCTTTGGGAATGAGTATGTCTGAGGCTATAACAGCGGTGTGGAACGACCCAAGAAGTAAGATTTTTGAATGGAATGACGCATCGTCTACTCAATATTTTTGGAAACAATTCTTTAGTGGTGCATTCATAGTGGTGGTGATGACGGGCTTAGATCAAGATATGATGCAGAAGAATTTAACCTGTAAATCGTTGAAAGAGGCTCAGAAAGATATGTGTACTTATGGATTAGCGTTCCTTCCTACCAACTTTTTATTCTTGTTTTTGGGAGTCCTTTTGTCGCTTCTTGCCACCCAACAAGGGATTGCTTTGCCAAAAGCAGGTGACGAACTATTGCCTATGTTTGCTGCAACAGGCAACCTAGGTCAGCTTGTATTGGTTCTGTTTTCTATCGGAATTATCGCTGCTTCGTTCTCAAGTGCCGACTCTGCGCTTACTGCTCTCACCACAACTATGTGTATAGACGTGTGCAATAAGCCTGAAAACGAATCGTTTAGAAAGCGTATTCACATCGCTATGGCTATTGTTTTCGCTCTATTTATCTTGATTTTTAAGGCGTTAAACAATACAAGTGCTATCGATGCTATCTATATAATGTGCGCTTATACCTATGGTCCTTTGTTGGGATTGTTTGCCTTTGGACTCTTTACTCGCCACAAACTGCACGATCGTTTTGTGCCTTATGTTGCCATTTTGGCACCTTGTTTGTGTTGGACATTGAGCTATGTTTCTGAAAATTGGTGGGGATATAAGTTTGGATACGAATTGTTATTGATTAATGGAGCGTTGTCGTTCCTTGGATTCTACTTGCTCAAACGTTCAAAATAG
- a CDS encoding 1-acyl-sn-glycerol-3-phosphate acyltransferase codes for MKLLYRIYQLFIALPLIAIATLLTALTTTIGCTIGNGNFWGYYPGMIWGRVVLALLLLPVKVEGREHLKKGQSYVFVSNHQGAFDIFLIYGYLGRNFKWMMKYQLRKMPFVGRACAAAHHIFVDKRTPKKVKETIDHARSILQQGMSLTIFPEGARSFTGHMGVFKRGSFNLADELQLPIVPITINGSFDVMPRTRDMRWVNWHPLRLTIHQPIEPKGQGTENIKALLDESYKVVMSGLVKEYQGFAENPDQ; via the coding sequence ATGAAACTCTTATACCGCATTTATCAGCTTTTTATAGCACTGCCTCTCATTGCTATTGCCACGTTGTTAACAGCCCTAACAACCACCATTGGTTGCACAATAGGTAACGGAAACTTTTGGGGTTATTATCCTGGAATGATATGGGGACGTGTGGTTCTCGCTCTACTTCTTTTGCCTGTTAAGGTCGAAGGACGTGAGCATTTAAAGAAAGGACAATCTTATGTTTTTGTGAGTAACCATCAAGGAGCTTTCGATATCTTTTTAATTTATGGCTATCTTGGTCGTAATTTCAAATGGATGATGAAATATCAATTGCGCAAAATGCCCTTTGTGGGTCGTGCTTGTGCCGCTGCCCATCATATATTTGTAGATAAACGCACCCCAAAGAAAGTGAAAGAAACCATCGATCATGCACGTTCTATTTTGCAACAAGGCATGTCTTTAACGATATTTCCAGAGGGAGCACGTTCGTTTACAGGGCACATGGGAGTGTTTAAACGTGGCTCTTTTAATCTTGCTGACGAACTTCAATTGCCAATTGTACCCATAACCATTAACGGATCGTTCGACGTTATGCCCCGAACTCGTGATATGCGTTGGGTGAACTGGCACCCTTTAAGACTCACCATTCATCAACCTATTGAGCCAAAAGGTCAGGGAACAGAAAATATTAAAGCTCTACTCGATGAGAGTTACAAAGTGGTGATGAGCGGATTGGTAAAAGAGTATCAAGGATTTGCTGAAAATCCCGATCAATAA